Proteins from one Monodelphis domestica isolate mMonDom1 chromosome 6, mMonDom1.pri, whole genome shotgun sequence genomic window:
- the LOC100019762 gene encoding LOW QUALITY PROTEIN: peptidyl-prolyl cis-trans isomerase FKBP3-like (The sequence of the model RefSeq protein was modified relative to this genomic sequence to represent the inferred CDS: deleted 1 base in 1 codon), whose protein sequence is MAAVGPQRTWSAEQLLSEALPKKDIIKFLQDNGLDSFLAEHKLLGNIKNVAKTANKNHLVTAYNHLFESKCFKGTESVAKLTEQVKSVKLDEEKPKKVKPEETLDEGPPKYTKSILKKGDKTNFPKKGDVVHCWYTGTLQDGTVFDTNIQTSAKKKKNAKPLSFKVGVGKVIRGWDEALLTMSKGEKARLEIEPEWAYGKKGQPDAKIPPNAKLNFEVELVDID, encoded by the exons ATGGCGGCTGTAGGGCCACAGCGGACATGGAGTGCTGAGCAGCTGCTTAGCGAGGCACTCCCCAAGAAGGATATCATCAAGTTTTTGCAGGACAACGGCTTGGATTCGTTTCTTGCAGAACATAAATTACTTGGAAACATAAAAAATGTGGCCAAGACAGCAAACAAGAATCATTTAGTCACAGCCTACAACCACCTTTTTGAAAGTAAGTGTTTCAAAGGTACTGAGAGTGTTGCCAAATTGACAGAGCAAGTGAAAAGTGTGAAGCTTGATGAAGAGAAA CCAAAGAAAGTCAAACCTGAAGAGACTTTAGATGAGGGGCCACCAAAATATACAAAATCTATTCTTAAGAAGGGAGATAAAACTAACTTTCCCAAAAAAGGAGATGTTGTTCATTGCTGGTACACGGGAACTTTACAGGATGGAACTGTTTTTGATACTAATATTCAAACTagtgcaaagaagaaaaagaatgctaaGCCTCTAAGTTTTAAAGTTGGAGTGGGTAAAGTTATCAGAGGATGGGATGAAGCACTCTTAACAATGAGTAAAGGAGAAAAGGCTCGCCTGGAGATTGAGCCTGAATGGGCTTATGGCAAGAAAGGACAGCCTGATGCAAAAATTCCACCAAATGCAAAACTCAATTTTGAAGTGGAATTAGTGGACATCGATTGA